The genomic DNA CAAAATTAAAACCAACAACTTTTCAAAATAAAATTATTAAAAAAGCAGGTGAAGAAGAATCTGATAACGAAGATAATAATGATACTCCCAACAATGAAGGTACTTCTACTGATTTGAGAAGTTCATTTTCAAATGGACCAACAGCTTCATTCTTGTTGGGTAGAAGAATGTTTAATGTTAAAGATATGAAACCAAGTAACATAATGATGAAAAAACCAACTTACAAAGGTGAGTACGGTACAACTTATGCAGTTGGAGGAGCAACTGCTAGTCATACTGGTTCAAGTATGTCAACATTGTTAGAAGATGCAGCGATTGACAATCAAGCAAAAGCATTAATATCTCAACATAAGTTTGGATCAAAAGCAGTTGTTGCTATGTCAATTGGAGGAAATGATGTATTTAATATGATTAGCACCTATAATCCATATGGAGCTAGTGAAAAAACTACTCAAATTATGGATGAGGCAATTGAAAAAATTAGATATACAGTTTTTTCATTGTTAAATAACGGAATAAAAAACATCTTATTAATTACCTCCCCATCAATGGATAAAGTACCAAAAAATGCTTCAAGGTTTTACAAAACTTATGATCCAAATTCTGAGGATGAAAATAAAAGCAAGTGCTATGATGCTTATGGAAAACTTTATGATGATCCAAATTATGAAGGAAGTATTTGTTATAGTAATGGAGATAGCGAAGAATCTGAAGATGAAGATAACCCGATAACTGCAGGAATTCCAATTAGAAAAAAAACAAATGAAACAATTTTTATTGAAGCAACAACAAAAGAGTTTAATAGAAGAATTGAAAATATTGTAAAAGAAGTTCATAGTTATTATCCTAATGGATTGAGAACTTTTGATTTATTTAATAAGTTTGATAGTATTAATGAACAATCAAAATTTACAATTAAATATGAAAATTATATTAACAATGTTGGATTAGCGGTATGAGCAGAAGGTAATCCAAAACCAGATTATGATCCAATTGGTAGTTTTAGTTTGAATTCAGATACTTTAAAAAAAATTGTAAGCAAAATTGCAGAAGCAGCAAAAGATGTTAATTCTAGTAGTTCAACAAATAGACAAATAAATGTGCAATTAAACTTTTGAGGAGACCCTCGACCTGGTTATCCAGCTGATGTTAATAGTTACTTTTTTGATGATAATATTCATCCAACTAAAATTGTTCATAGTGATGTTGAACAAATGTTAGAAAAAGAAATTAAAGAATTGTTTGATAAAAATAAAAACGAAGGAATAGGAGACAGTAAATAATGAAAAAAATACTTTCAATTGCAGCATCGATTGTTGTAATAACAAGTTCAGCGTCTTTAACTGTCTCGTGTGGTAAAGATGAAGTGGTAAATAGCATTTCATCAAAATCTATGAATATATTATTAAAAGAAGTTGCAAAAACTGCATATCTAAATAATGTTGAAAAATATGATTTTAATTATGTTTTTGATAACATTGTAAAAAACCAACAAATTCAAAAATTTAATGGAAATCCTAATCTTGATGTAAAAGATGAATTTGCTTCATCTTCAAAATACTCAGATATTTACAATAAATATTTTGAATCAAAATTATATGATGAAAATAATGTTGATCTTGATGGAGTTGATTTAAAAAATAATGTAATTAAACCTGAAGATGGATCATTTTTAACTCCAATTTTAAAAAATCTACCAGCAATTTTTGAAGCTGTTGGTAATCGAGACTTTTTAGGAATTGGTGCAACTATATTAAAAGAATCAGGTCTTGTTGATTTTGATACTTTTGCAAGAAATCCAATCTTAACAATCATTAGTAAAGTTTTACCTTCAAATGCATTTTCAAATATTTCAAAAGCTTTTTATCGAAAAGAGTATGAAAATATGAGTGTACAAAATGCATTAAATGCATCTATGATTGGATTTGTAAATGCTTTAAATAAATTTTGTTACCCAGCAAGTACTGGTAAAAGACCAAAAAATTTAGGTGCAAATACTGAAAAAGAAGTTTTGCAAAACTTTACTCCAGCCTTAATTCAATTAACACAAACCATTCAAGATATAATGGATGGTACTGCTAAATTTACTTTAGATCTATTTAACAATATTGATACAATTGCAGACATTGTTAACTTTGTAAAAATGTTATTTATGTATATGACAGGGTTTATAGAAAGATTTTCACCAGATCCTTTTAGTGAAGATCCTATTGAAAAAAGTAAGCCTAATGTTGCATATGATGAAATTTCAATAACTGATATGATCGCTTATCGTAATTCAAACTTTAAAGAGACAATTAACAGTAATCTAAATTTAGAAGCAGGATTTAATTTCTTGCTAAAAATGTTATATATAAATGATGGAATGGCTGCTAAAAATTTAATAAGATTATTGTTTTATGAAGATTTTGCAAATCAATCAGCTGGAGATGGCGGATTAACATGAACTCTAAATGCAAGAGCAGAATCAACTGGTAAAGTTCATACTAAATATACTCATATTGTTGCTAATTTAACTAGTACAGCCGGAGTGCAAAATGATGTTAAAAATATGGCTAATGAAATTAAAAGTTTTATTACAGATGATTTTGATAATAAGTATACAAATACCGGAGGTATATCAGCTTTTATAAGAGCAATTTTAAATAGTATAATTACTGAGGGTACAAATAAAAATCTTGGAAATACATTAACTTGTGCATTAGGGTGATTATCTTCAGAAACAAAAGATGATCCAATGCTTAAAGTTGAAATTTTAGGGCTTGGAGATTATACAGAGACAGTTTTAAGTTGAGGTTTTGTTCAAGACATTGTTGTTGATGCTATAAATGATTTTATTCCATTAACAGAAGATGGTAGAAGAGCTATGTATAGAATTTTAAAAATAAAAACTTTGTGAAAAAATGTATGAGGAACAATTTGAAATAATAACTTACTTGCATATGCAGCCCCGATATTTGATTTAAAAATACCTTTAAACGAACCTAATACATACGCAAAATCAATTGCTGATGTTGTTGAGAATTTTGACATAATTAAAAAACTAGGTCTATATGATATATTTGGATTTAGTTTTGATCCTAATGTAGTTAATAGTTTACAAAATTTAGCTAAATACTTTTTATCAACTAAATCTGGTAATCCCGAAACTAATGGAACAACTCCAGATAATGGAGCTGGCTCAAAAGAAATACCCGTTACAATTTTAGAAAAGAAAAAAAGTGAAGGTAATAATACTAAGTTTAAATTAGACTTTAAAAATTTAAGCAACCTAACTGTAAATATTGGGGCTGCTTTAAATTCTATTATTAAAAATCCAGATAGCATTTTAAACGCAATTGGAATTGATGATAATCAACAAATTATTAAAAACTCACTAGCAGATAATGCAATAACATTATTTTCAGATATTAATGGTGTTCAATATCTTCTTTCTGTTATTCAAAGTTTCTTATATAGATTTGATATAAAACAAAAATTAGTTGCAAAACAAA from Spiroplasma tabanidicola includes the following:
- a CDS encoding SGNH/GDSL hydrolase family protein, with product MKKLLSLFLTICASSVFVTQIASCNKRPSAVFGDDNPLKIGLEIDRKNAIKDKDIDQNSYGVTNYYILGDSLSDVDGLTTYMGTKLSISNLKINFKFDGDFSWNFDNVDEFSKLKPTTFQNKIIKKAGEEESDNEDNNDTPNNEGTSTDLRSSFSNGPTASFLLGRRMFNVKDMKPSNIMMKKPTYKGEYGTTYAVGGATASHTGSSMSTLLEDAAIDNQAKALISQHKFGSKAVVAMSIGGNDVFNMISTYNPYGASEKTTQIMDEAIEKIRYTVFSLLNNGIKNILLITSPSMDKVPKNASRFYKTYDPNSEDENKSKCYDAYGKLYDDPNYEGSICYSNGDSEESEDEDNPITAGIPIRKKTNETIFIEATTKEFNRRIENIVKEVHSYYPNGLRTFDLFNKFDSINEQSKFTIKYENYINNVGLAVWAEGNPKPDYDPIGSFSLNSDTLKKIVSKIAEAAKDVNSSSSTNRQINVQLNFWGDPRPGYPADVNSYFFDDNIHPTKIVHSDVEQMLEKEIKELFDKNKNEGIGDSK